From Aedes albopictus strain Foshan chromosome 1, AalbF5, whole genome shotgun sequence, one genomic window encodes:
- the LOC109430348 gene encoding CLIP domain-containing serine protease B8-like, whose amino-acid sequence MRNLISQLVVCALLVLETKQSLPIWDVMTNCKIPNELEPGVCKNPTDCPAFYDINDVNSIGNTSRLSFVRQLQCTGMADGKICCPRSGSYADPWISMVNITKRVRTKPITVRKRIGTQPEVPCGAPDFTALVNSGEIANIDDFPWMAVLIYEQAMDPVIPGCGGALISKTFVVTAAHCLTGSIIRKKGKLAAVRVGEYDLLNNPDCIIEGQFQECTDEVVDVKPKTITVHPHYNENTASQHHDIGLIELAKPVEFTSFIRHICLPEQGSRQTVKKFNVCGWGRTNFFSADKGNNVPSPIKLKTSLPYFDHVQCSQIYQPQRLQLIDGQICAGGRSVRDTCSGDSGSPLMYYDVNKGAWILSGLVSMGPLHCGTVGMPGIYTNVGEYVSWIKTIAHL is encoded by the exons ATGCGAAATTTAATCTCTCAGTTAGTGGTTTGTGCACTCCTCGTATTAGAAACGAAACAATCGCTTCCCATTTGGGATGTCATGACCAACTGCAAGATTCCAAATGAGTTGGAGCCAGGGGTGTGCAAAAACCCTACTGATTGCCCGGCGTTCTACGACATCAATGATGTGAACAGCATTGGAAACACAAGCCGGCTGAGTTTCGTTCGTCAACTTCAGTGCACCGGAATGGCAGATGGGAAAATTTGCTGTCCGCGAAGTGGATCGTACGCTGATCCATGGATAAGCATGGTAAACATAACCAAAAGAGTGCGAACTAAACCCATTACGGTGAGAAAGAGAATAGGAACACAACCAGAAGTTCCATGTGGCGCACCAGATTTTACTGCACTGGTTAATAGTGGAGAAATTGCTAACATTGATGACTTTCCCTGGATGGCTGTGTTAATCTACGAGCAAGCAATGGATCCAGTTATTCCTGGTTGCGGAGGAGCTTTGATAAGTAAAACATTTGTGGTAACAGCAGCGCACTGTCTGACGGGCTCTATTATTCGGAAGAAAGGAAAATT GGCAGCCGTTCGTGTCGGTGAATATGATTTGCTGAATAATCCAGACTGCATTATTGAGGGTCAATTTCAAGAGTGCACTGATGAAGTAGTCGATGTGAAGCCAAAAACCATCACCGTTCACCCACACTACAATGAAAACACTGCAAGTCAACATCATGACATCGGCCTAATTGAGTTGGCCAAACCAGTTGAGTTCACATCCTTTATTCGCCACATTTGCTTGCCAGAGCAGGGCAGTAGACAAACCGTGAAAAAATTCAACGTCTGTGGTTGGGGACGAACGAATTTCTTTAGCGCTGACAAAGGAAATAACGTTCCAAGTCCTATAAAATTGAAAACATCGCTACCTTACTTCGACCACGTGCAGTGTTCACAGATTTATCAACCACAGAGACTCCAACTCATCGACGGCCAGATTTGTGCAGGAGGACGCAGTGTCAGAGATACTTGTTCCGGAGATAGTGGATCTCCATTAATGTATTACGACGTGAATAAAGGAGCTTGGATTTTGTCCGGATTGGTCAGCATGGGCCCACTACACTGTGGAACTGTTGGAATGCCAGGAATCTACACCAATGTTGGGGAATATGTGTCGTGGATAAAAACTATTGCTCATCTGTAA